The following coding sequences lie in one Halorarum halophilum genomic window:
- a CDS encoding YeiH family protein encodes MSEVTTIRSLAPGLLILVAIAALSRLTVGPIPGVSPLIVAIGVGALVANTVGVPAWAAPGLEQHKLLLETGIVLLGARLTLGELLDTGPTVLLLAAAVVTLGVLYVELLAGHVFQLRRRTGSLLAAGVSICGVSAVLAVAGGIDVDEADVTYVVATILLFDAVTLAVFPPLAPVFGLTGKQFGVWAGLSLFSTGPVAAVGFAVSEAAGQWATVTKLVRNAFIGVLAIGYAGHYAASAADSMDARQVWGRFPKFLFGFLSVAVLVNLFGISAGTADLIDTVGDWLFTLAFVGLGFDIDLRSLRATGIKPVALVLVHLVTVSALTLAAVFILL; translated from the coding sequence ATGAGCGAGGTCACAACGATACGTTCGCTTGCTCCAGGGCTGCTGATTCTGGTTGCCATCGCTGCACTTTCCCGGCTAACTGTCGGTCCAATCCCGGGCGTCAGCCCGCTCATCGTCGCCATCGGTGTTGGTGCCCTTGTCGCCAACACTGTCGGCGTTCCAGCTTGGGCAGCCCCTGGTCTGGAACAGCACAAACTGCTGCTTGAAACAGGAATCGTCCTCCTAGGCGCTCGCCTCACCCTAGGCGAATTACTCGACACTGGTCCGACCGTGCTACTCCTCGCGGCGGCGGTGGTCACGCTGGGCGTACTTTATGTTGAGTTGCTCGCCGGTCACGTCTTCCAGCTGCGACGACGAACCGGGTCACTGCTCGCGGCGGGTGTAAGCATCTGCGGAGTTTCTGCCGTCTTAGCGGTCGCCGGTGGCATTGACGTTGACGAGGCAGATGTGACATACGTTGTGGCGACGATCCTCCTGTTCGACGCAGTGACCCTGGCTGTCTTTCCTCCGCTGGCGCCAGTGTTTGGGCTTACGGGCAAGCAGTTTGGCGTCTGGGCAGGGTTGAGCCTGTTCTCGACCGGGCCGGTGGCTGCGGTAGGATTCGCTGTCTCAGAGGCTGCCGGGCAGTGGGCGACCGTCACCAAACTCGTCCGGAACGCGTTCATCGGTGTGCTGGCGATTGGCTATGCGGGCCACTACGCCGCTTCTGCCGCGGACTCGATGGACGCTCGTCAGGTTTGGGGACGATTTCCGAAGTTCTTATTCGGGTTTCTCAGCGTGGCTGTACTGGTGAACCTCTTCGGCATATCAGCGGGTACTGCAGACCTCATCGACACTGTTGGCGACTGGCTGTTCACGTTGGCGTTCGTGGGCCTTGGATTCGACATTGATCTTCGCAGCCTCCGAGCAACCGGGATCAAACCCGTAGCGCTCGTACTCGTCCATCTCGTCACCGTCAGCGCGCTCACGCTCGCGGCCGTCTTCATACTCCTCTGA
- a CDS encoding dihydrodipicolinate synthase family protein — protein sequence MHLSGTVVPMAAPIHRRGGDIDVPTLEDFTESLVNAGVHGLFPGSSIGEFPSLTREQNHQIIEIVAETAADDTDVLAGCCDTSVDGVIDNVRAADAAGADAAVVVTPYYLNTTQNGLYRFFTSVADRTTLPVLVYNIPSLTGNHVEVETITKLAAHDDIVGVKDTSGDLTYHHRVIEETPDSFAVFQGATELAVASLDLGASGIIAGPANIFPEALARLYEAHQSHDHDEVRRLMNQVVVPLVTATSDVPTAAGIKHLVGRSGLDVGEPLAPLPKLDDDERDRLDQTYERIVERLETSTAEQ from the coding sequence ATGCACCTATCGGGGACTGTCGTTCCCATGGCTGCGCCTATCCACAGGCGCGGCGGGGACATCGACGTACCTACCCTCGAGGACTTCACGGAATCCTTAGTCAATGCGGGGGTACACGGTCTCTTCCCCGGAAGTTCGATTGGCGAATTTCCGAGCCTGACCCGCGAGCAGAACCATCAGATCATCGAGATTGTCGCAGAGACCGCTGCTGATGACACGGACGTACTTGCCGGCTGCTGTGACACAAGTGTTGACGGCGTCATCGACAACGTTCGCGCCGCGGACGCTGCCGGCGCGGATGCAGCTGTCGTCGTCACCCCCTACTACCTCAATACGACACAGAATGGACTGTACCGCTTTTTCACCAGCGTCGCCGACCGTACGACGCTGCCGGTCCTCGTCTACAACATCCCCTCGCTGACCGGCAACCACGTCGAGGTCGAGACGATCACCAAACTGGCCGCTCATGACGACATCGTGGGGGTGAAAGACACCTCCGGCGACCTTACCTACCACCACCGTGTCATTGAGGAGACACCTGACTCCTTCGCAGTCTTCCAGGGTGCGACCGAACTAGCTGTCGCTTCACTCGACTTGGGTGCGTCCGGCATCATCGCCGGCCCCGCGAATATCTTCCCCGAGGCGCTTGCACGGCTCTACGAAGCTCACCAGTCTCACGATCACGACGAAGTCCGGCGTCTGATGAACCAGGTCGTCGTTCCCCTCGTCACCGCTACGAGTGACGTTCCGACCGCCGCGGGGATCAAGCACCTTGTCGGGCGAAGCGGACTCGATGTTGGCGAACCGCTCGCTCCACTTCCAAAGCTCGACGATGATGAACGCGACCGGCTCGACCAAACCTATGAACGCATCGTCGAACGTCTCGAAACGTCTACTGCCGAACAGTAA
- a CDS encoding ABC transporter substrate-binding protein, with translation MPRDSFGTRRRQLIKGITASGAVLLAGCSGDQNTGNGGNGGNGGNGGNGGNGGNQETEISFVHISSFENDMESIGPMFDEANNSVSIDATATPAASSSTREYYINQFVSQSTDFDIGMMDVIWPAEFVGNEWAAEVSDPDGHTDAMLETPVEAATIDGTLYGMPMFTDANAFYYREDKLEEYGHDVPKTYMEVVNVAQDILEQDDEINNGYIWQGGSNEGLTIMWLNWLWGMGGTVTHNDQLKVNTQKGIDALSHAVDLIHKHGVTPKSIPASGTDGNRQTFQQGGTLFMRNWPYAVSVMNEDGSAVKDKFSVATMPKAEGNPDAPNSCLGGWSIFVNKFSENKEAAQQFAQFVATKEAQETLALEHSRLPVRKDLYTEEYFEQAPLLETFAEALQQTSARPATPDYSTFSEIVYTECNKALVQDKTPKKALNDAQSRIDQEINNA, from the coding sequence ATGCCACGCGATAGCTTCGGAACCCGGAGACGGCAGTTAATAAAAGGGATCACGGCGAGCGGGGCAGTCCTGCTTGCCGGTTGTAGCGGTGATCAAAATACTGGCAACGGCGGAAACGGCGGTAATGGGGGGAACGGCGGTAATGGGGGGAACGGCGGTAACCAAGAGACTGAAATTAGCTTCGTCCATATTTCGTCGTTCGAAAACGACATGGAGAGTATCGGACCGATGTTCGACGAGGCGAACAACTCCGTCTCGATCGACGCAACTGCGACGCCGGCCGCGTCCTCCTCGACTCGGGAGTACTACATCAACCAGTTCGTTTCGCAGTCGACCGACTTCGACATCGGGATGATGGACGTTATATGGCCTGCCGAGTTCGTCGGGAACGAGTGGGCAGCCGAGGTATCCGATCCAGATGGCCACACCGACGCAATGCTCGAGACGCCGGTTGAGGCGGCGACGATCGACGGGACATTGTACGGGATGCCGATGTTCACCGACGCGAACGCCTTCTACTACCGGGAGGACAAACTCGAAGAATACGGTCACGACGTGCCGAAGACGTACATGGAGGTGGTGAACGTCGCGCAGGACATCCTCGAGCAAGATGACGAAATCAACAATGGCTACATCTGGCAGGGTGGCTCCAACGAGGGACTCACGATCATGTGGCTCAACTGGCTCTGGGGTATGGGCGGCACCGTCACCCACAACGACCAGCTCAAGGTAAATACTCAGAAAGGAATCGATGCACTCAGCCACGCCGTGGATCTGATCCACAAACACGGAGTCACGCCGAAGTCCATCCCGGCGAGCGGAACGGATGGAAACCGCCAGACGTTCCAGCAGGGCGGCACGCTGTTCATGCGTAATTGGCCCTACGCAGTTTCGGTCATGAACGAGGACGGTTCCGCCGTCAAAGACAAGTTCAGCGTTGCCACTATGCCGAAGGCCGAAGGGAACCCGGACGCGCCGAACTCCTGTCTTGGTGGCTGGAGTATCTTCGTCAACAAGTTTTCCGAGAACAAGGAAGCAGCCCAGCAGTTCGCCCAGTTTGTGGCGACGAAAGAGGCCCAAGAAACGCTCGCACTCGAACACAGCAGGTTGCCAGTTCGAAAGGACCTCTACACCGAGGAATACTTCGAGCAGGCGCCCCTTCTCGAGACCTTCGCGGAGGCGCTCCAGCAAACGAGCGCCCGGCCGGCGACGCCGGATTATTCAACGTTCTCCGAGATCGTCTACACGGAGTGCAACAAAGCGCTCGTCCAGGACAAGACACCCAAAAAGGCGCTCAACGATGCACAGAGCCGGATCGACCAGGAGATCAACAACGCCTAA
- a CDS encoding aldehyde dehydrogenase family protein: protein MSLETASSLDKDMLVGGEWVSADERTDVVHPYDGEHVGSIPMAGTEQVNEAIEAAARAQEASTLSAYERYELLMTTAEKLESRADEVARIITSEQGKPIGESKTEVDRAVQTLRLSAEEAKRMFGEYVPMDAQKGFAKDHCFTQREPLGVVAAITPFNFPLNLMVHKVGPALAAGNAVVGKPATNTPLSSIVLFECLDEATDLIGAPDGLVNVVTGSGSTVGDAILAHEAVEAISFTGSTAVGKYLADNSGMKELTLELGGNDPTIVWSDTDIEQAATQVVGGACSNAGQVCNSVERVLVHEDIEDELIDALVDAAASLTIGDPFDDETDIASMVDDDQFKTVVNLFEQTVEQGATVEYGGRYGSDLGERIFEPTVLSGVTPEMPAAKEETFGPLVPVIAVADFDEAIDEANNTEYGLEAGLFTQDIDRAKRAADAIDAGGVNINTVSGFRADHMPYGGFKDSGVGKEGIKYAVEHFSRTKLVGFHQGFTDL from the coding sequence ATGAGTCTTGAAACAGCGAGTAGCTTAGACAAGGACATGCTCGTCGGTGGCGAATGGGTCAGCGCAGACGAACGGACGGACGTGGTACATCCCTATGACGGCGAGCACGTGGGTTCAATTCCGATGGCTGGGACGGAGCAGGTGAACGAGGCCATTGAGGCCGCCGCTCGCGCCCAGGAAGCTTCGACGCTCTCAGCCTACGAGCGCTACGAACTGCTAATGACGACCGCCGAGAAACTGGAGTCCCGGGCCGACGAGGTCGCCCGCATCATCACCAGCGAGCAGGGCAAACCTATCGGCGAGTCAAAGACCGAGGTCGATCGTGCCGTCCAGACACTTCGCCTCTCAGCGGAGGAAGCTAAGCGGATGTTCGGCGAGTACGTCCCAATGGACGCCCAGAAGGGGTTTGCGAAGGACCACTGCTTCACCCAGCGTGAACCGCTAGGCGTCGTCGCGGCCATTACGCCGTTCAACTTCCCGCTGAACCTGATGGTTCACAAGGTCGGGCCCGCTCTCGCAGCCGGAAACGCCGTTGTCGGCAAGCCTGCGACGAACACGCCCCTCTCGTCAATCGTGTTGTTCGAGTGCCTTGACGAAGCCACCGACCTCATTGGCGCACCCGATGGGCTGGTGAACGTGGTCACCGGAAGCGGATCTACCGTGGGGGACGCTATCCTGGCTCACGAGGCAGTGGAGGCTATCTCCTTCACTGGATCGACCGCCGTTGGGAAATACCTCGCGGACAATAGCGGGATGAAGGAACTCACGCTTGAACTCGGCGGAAACGATCCGACTATCGTCTGGTCAGACACGGATATCGAGCAGGCCGCGACACAGGTCGTCGGGGGTGCGTGCTCGAATGCTGGCCAAGTGTGTAACAGCGTCGAACGGGTACTCGTCCACGAGGACATCGAAGACGAACTAATCGACGCGTTGGTTGACGCCGCAGCGTCGCTTACGATCGGTGACCCGTTCGATGACGAGACGGACATCGCCTCTATGGTTGACGACGACCAATTCAAAACCGTCGTTAATCTGTTCGAGCAGACTGTTGAGCAGGGTGCAACCGTGGAGTACGGGGGTCGCTACGGGAGTGACCTTGGCGAGCGCATCTTCGAGCCGACTGTCCTCTCCGGCGTGACGCCAGAAATGCCCGCCGCAAAGGAAGAGACGTTTGGCCCGCTGGTCCCTGTTATTGCGGTCGCAGACTTCGATGAGGCCATCGACGAGGCGAACAATACAGAGTACGGCCTCGAGGCGGGCCTGTTCACACAGGACATCGACCGCGCCAAGCGTGCAGCGGACGCTATCGACGCTGGCGGCGTCAACATCAACACAGTCAGCGGCTTCCGTGCCGACCATATGCCCTACGGAGGGTTCAAGGATTCAGGCGTCGGCAAGGAGGGAATCAAGTACGCTGTCGAACACTTCTCCCGGACGAAGCTAGTCGGCTTCCACCAGGGCTTCACTGATCTCTGA